From a region of the Aulosira sp. FACHB-615 genome:
- a CDS encoding metalloregulator ArsR/SmtB family transcription factor, which yields MGKEQFQTLLQFFKVLADESRLKIVGILANQECSVEELAVLMQLKEPTVSHHLAKLKEVNLVTMRPDGNSRLYQLDSEALENISKEIFTPGRIASLIENIDTEAWENKVLHSYLDSNSNSSDGFQRLKEIPVSRKKRLVILKWLSQKFEPGVEYTEPMVNEILSRYHPDYMTLRRDLISHKLIQREDEIYSRNLQDGK from the coding sequence ATGGGAAAAGAACAGTTTCAGACCCTGCTACAGTTTTTTAAAGTGTTAGCTGACGAAAGTCGATTGAAGATAGTAGGTATTTTGGCAAATCAAGAGTGTAGTGTGGAAGAATTGGCTGTACTCATGCAACTCAAAGAACCAACCGTATCTCACCATTTAGCGAAACTTAAAGAAGTAAATTTAGTGACTATGCGCCCTGATGGTAACAGCCGTTTGTATCAGCTAGATAGTGAAGCCTTAGAAAATATCAGTAAGGAAATTTTTACGCCAGGAAGGATAGCATCTTTAATTGAAAATATAGATACTGAAGCTTGGGAAAACAAAGTTCTACACAGTTATTTAGACAGTAATTCCAACAGTTCAGATGGATTTCAGCGCCTTAAGGAAATTCCTGTAAGTCGTAAAAAACGTTTAGTCATTCTTAAATGGCTTTCTCAGAAGTTTGAGCCAGGAGTTGAATATACTGAACCGATGGTGAACGAAATTCTCAGTCGTTATCATCCTGATTACATGACATTGCGACGTGATTTAATTAGCCACAAATTAATTCAACGAGAAGACGAGATTTATTCACGTAATCTCCAAGATGGAAAATAA
- a CDS encoding 2-succinylbenzoate--CoA ligase: protein MEQPLTYLQNLPPSDWLITDNSHQFSAIAKKLYLELTEILKQRHTPPKIILAEREPVKFLASFLAACAANCPVFLCNPDWGTQEWQKVFELVQPDIILGINFNSHSRLLSELVLSAAEVAEVNSPLPVGERTCTEHSRSSRTNTYTSTSLSVQHSALPTSNSPLPVGERTCTERNRSSRTTTPHSQLPTPNSPQIMIPTGGSSGNIKFAIHTWQTLTASVQGFTEYFQLTQVNSVCVLPLYHVSGLMQFIRSFTTGGKLTILPFKNLETGQIPTIQPADFFLSLVPTQLQRLLQNPELTQWLAQFQTIMLGGAPAWQELFDKARFHNIRLAPTYGMTETASQIATLKPDDFLQGKINSGQILPHAQVTIHNSQGEVLPPNQIGNITIQAKSLALGYYPHHWENQDYLQVDDLGFLDNQGYLNIIGRNSDKIITGGENVYPSEIEAAIRATQLVVDVCVIGVPDKHWGQALTAIYIPQNAHISHLEITTLLKNQLSKFKIPKHWICLDDLPRNAQGKVNRQALQQIAAEFLHN from the coding sequence ATGGAACAACCTTTAACTTATCTGCAAAATTTACCTCCATCTGATTGGTTAATTACTGACAACAGCCATCAATTTTCAGCAATAGCTAAAAAACTATATTTAGAACTCACAGAAATATTAAAACAACGCCACACGCCACCAAAAATTATCTTAGCTGAACGCGAACCAGTCAAATTTCTAGCCAGCTTTCTCGCCGCTTGTGCAGCCAATTGTCCTGTATTTCTCTGTAACCCCGACTGGGGAACCCAAGAATGGCAAAAAGTATTTGAATTAGTCCAACCAGATATTATCTTAGGAATCAATTTTAATTCCCATTCCCGGTTACTGAGCGAACTTGTACTGAGCGCAGCCGAAGTAGCCGAAGTAAACTCCCCACTCCCGGTTGGTGAGCGAACTTGTACTGAACACAGCCGAAGTAGCCGAACCAATACGTACACTTCGACTTCGCTCAGTGTACAGCACTCAGCACTTCCCACTTCCAATTCCCCACTCCCGGTTGGTGAGCGAACTTGTACTGAGCGCAACCGAAGTAGCCGAACCACCACTCCCCACTCCCAACTCCCCACTCCCAACTCCCCCCAAATCATGATTCCCACAGGCGGTTCATCAGGTAACATCAAATTCGCCATCCACACTTGGCAAACCCTCACCGCATCTGTGCAAGGATTTACAGAATATTTTCAGTTAACACAAGTAAATTCTGTTTGTGTATTACCCCTTTATCATGTCAGTGGGTTAATGCAATTCATCCGTTCTTTTACAACTGGCGGTAAACTCACTATTCTGCCATTCAAAAATTTAGAAACTGGACAAATACCTACAATTCAACCAGCAGATTTTTTCCTTTCCTTAGTACCAACTCAACTACAACGCCTTTTACAAAATCCAGAATTAACCCAATGGTTAGCCCAATTCCAAACTATTATGTTAGGCGGCGCACCAGCTTGGCAAGAATTATTCGATAAAGCCCGATTTCATAATATTAGATTAGCACCAACCTATGGCATGACAGAAACCGCTTCGCAAATTGCTACCCTCAAACCTGATGATTTTCTTCAGGGTAAAATTAACAGTGGACAAATTTTACCTCATGCCCAGGTAACAATTCACAATTCCCAAGGCGAAGTTTTACCACCTAATCAAATTGGGAATATTACCATTCAAGCAAAATCTTTAGCCCTTGGTTATTATCCTCATCATTGGGAAAATCAAGATTATTTACAAGTAGATGATTTAGGTTTTTTAGATAATCAAGGTTATCTGAATATAATCGGACGCAACAGCGATAAAATCATTACAGGCGGCGAAAACGTTTACCCGTCCGAAATTGAAGCAGCTATCCGCGCAACTCAATTAGTTGTTGATGTTTGCGTAATTGGTGTACCTGATAAACATTGGGGACAAGCTTTAACAGCTATATATATTCCTCAAAATGCTCATATTTCTCATTTAGAAATCACAACTTTACTAAAAAATCAACTCAGTAAATTCAAAATTCCTAAACATTGGATTTGTCTAGACGATTTACCCCGTAACGCCCAAGGTAAAGTTAACCGTCAAGCACTACAACAAATAGCCGCAGAATTTCTGCACAATTAA
- a CDS encoding o-succinylbenzoate synthase encodes MNADKFVPQHSHFDFAQCKSLSTQHSALSTQHSQLSTPNSALSTQHSQLSTPNSALSTQHSALFTFRPYQRKFARPLTTHHGVWEMREGIILRLVDEAGNVGWGEIAPISWFASETLEQALDFCRQLPKEITSETIFAIPDDLPACQFGFESAFEGVGSGKGGRMVKKSFPPHSPHSPHSPLSPHPLPIREKFWCSGLLAAGEVALQQWQKLWEEGYRTFKWKIGVDAIATELAIFDNLCRSLPASAKLRLDANGGLSYEEAELWLETCDKIQGEVTAEIEFLEQPLPVKDLAGMLELSKFYRTAIALDESVATLQQLLSCYQQGWRGIFVLKPGIIGSPSKLRQFCQQHKIDAVFSSVFETVIGRQAALKLAAELSRKNRAVGFGVDHFFAQAAATNPENLWNNL; translated from the coding sequence ATGAACGCAGATAAATTTGTACCTCAACATTCACACTTCGACTTCGCTCAGTGTAAATCACTCAGCACTCAGCACTCAGCACTCAGTACTCAGCACTCCCAACTCAGCACTCCCAACTCAGCACTCAGCACTCAGCACTCCCAACTCAGCACTCCCAACTCAGCACTCAGCACTCAGCACTCAGCACTTTTCACATTTCGTCCTTACCAGCGTAAATTTGCGCGTCCGCTTACTACTCATCATGGTGTTTGGGAGATGCGCGAGGGAATTATTCTGCGTCTGGTTGATGAAGCGGGGAATGTTGGCTGGGGAGAAATTGCGCCTATTAGTTGGTTTGCTTCGGAAACTTTAGAACAAGCTTTAGATTTTTGTCGCCAACTACCCAAAGAAATTACATCTGAAACTATTTTTGCAATTCCTGATGATTTACCCGCTTGTCAATTTGGGTTTGAGTCAGCGTTTGAGGGAGTAGGGAGTGGGAAGGGTGGGAGGATGGTGAAGAAATCTTTCCCCCCACACTCCCCACACTCCCCACACTCCCCTCTCTCCCCACACCCGCTACCCATACGTGAGAAATTCTGGTGTAGTGGGTTACTTGCTGCGGGTGAGGTGGCTTTACAACAATGGCAAAAGCTGTGGGAAGAAGGATATCGTACATTTAAATGGAAAATTGGTGTTGATGCGATCGCCACAGAACTCGCAATTTTTGATAACCTATGTCGTAGCTTACCCGCCTCAGCTAAACTGCGCCTCGATGCTAACGGTGGACTCAGCTATGAAGAAGCCGAGTTATGGCTAGAGACTTGTGACAAAATTCAGGGTGAAGTTACCGCAGAAATTGAATTTTTAGAACAACCCCTACCTGTGAAAGACTTAGCGGGGATGTTGGAGTTAAGTAAATTTTACCGAACTGCGATCGCATTAGATGAATCTGTCGCCACACTCCAACAACTCCTCAGTTGTTATCAACAAGGCTGGCGAGGAATTTTTGTCCTTAAACCCGGAATTATTGGTTCACCATCAAAGCTGCGTCAGTTTTGCCAACAACATAAAATTGATGCTGTATTTTCCTCTGTATTTGAGACTGTCATTGGTAGACAAGCTGCACTTAAACTAGCAGCCGAATTATCTCGCAAAAACAGAGCCGTTGGTTTTGGTGTTGATCATTTTTTTGCCCAAGCAGCAGCAACAAATCCTGAAAATTTATGGAACAACCTTTAA
- the menA gene encoding 2-carboxy-1,4-naphthoquinone phytyltransferase — translation MTTKQISHSKNKLWMAAIKPPMYSVAIMPIWIGTAIAFAETKNLNTTVFLTFLGAAILILVWENLSNDVFDSETGIDKNKHHSLVNLTGKKSLIFWLANLCLVIGLLGILAIATWQQDPTVIIMMLVACALGYMYQGPPFRLGYQGLGEILCFFAFGPLLVPTVYYSQTQTWSVASFTASVIVGIVTSLILFCSHFHQVKDDIAAGKRSPIVRLGTANGAKVLVWFTASIYPLSLLLVILGIFPVWTLLSWLSLPSAFKLCRHVQENHNYPDKVSNCKFIAVAVHFWSCLFLGVGFFIG, via the coding sequence ATGACTACCAAGCAGATTTCACATTCCAAAAATAAGCTGTGGATGGCGGCAATTAAACCACCAATGTACAGTGTGGCGATTATGCCTATCTGGATAGGAACAGCAATTGCTTTTGCCGAAACCAAGAATTTAAATACAACAGTATTTTTAACTTTTTTAGGAGCAGCAATATTAATTCTGGTATGGGAAAATTTGAGTAATGATGTGTTTGATTCTGAAACAGGAATCGATAAAAATAAACATCATTCTCTAGTGAATTTAACGGGGAAGAAGTCACTAATATTTTGGTTAGCAAATCTGTGTTTGGTAATTGGGTTGTTAGGAATACTCGCGATCGCTACTTGGCAACAAGACCCAACTGTGATCATCATGATGTTAGTGGCTTGTGCTTTGGGTTATATGTACCAAGGGCCACCCTTTCGGCTAGGATACCAAGGATTAGGCGAAATTCTCTGCTTTTTTGCCTTTGGGCCTTTGTTAGTGCCAACGGTATATTACAGCCAAACTCAAACTTGGTCAGTGGCTAGTTTTACAGCTTCGGTGATTGTTGGGATTGTAACTAGCTTAATTTTGTTTTGTTCACACTTTCACCAAGTTAAGGATGACATAGCCGCAGGAAAGCGATCGCCAATTGTGCGTTTAGGTACAGCCAACGGTGCAAAAGTTTTAGTTTGGTTTACCGCCAGTATCTATCCTTTATCTTTATTGTTGGTGATTTTGGGAATCTTCCCAGTCTGGACATTATTGAGTTGGTTGAGTTTACCATCCGCTTTCAAATTATGTCGCCACGTCCAAGAAAATCACAACTATCCAGACAAAGTTAGCAATTGTAAATTTATCGCGGTGGCTGTGCATTTCTGGAGTTGTTTGTTTTTAGGTGTAGGGTTTTTTATTGGGTGA
- a CDS encoding isochorismate synthase MenF translates to MTVSPCRNNFFVTHKDIYQFLLAVQENCLTNNCRQIVSISLELDWVDPLVVLDKLAQANEINFYFENRGKGEAIAAIDAVTKLQINGQDRFNQAEHFIKSCLKNIIPFGDIHKPLASPRFFCYFSFFNQNIQTDYPFPSATIFLPRWQIAVKNQDCILVANLLITANTNLDKIWHDLWSKVELINSLEYFSPKLDFFSTHLSKQPVTQGTAFKRSVVSALEKIQASHLSKIVLADALDVRANHQFNLYKSLDNLRQIHPNCYVFSTSNGKGQNFIGASPERLICIQNQQLITDALAGSAPRGKTPAEDAANANRLLNSEKERHEHSLVIDFITQRLSQLGLSPQTLPPRLRQLSNIQHLWTPISATVPPHVHPLKIVAQLHPTPAVAGAARDVACAEIRRYESFERGLYAAPLGWIDSQGNCEFIVGIRSALIDGDRARLYAGAGIVAGSDPDKEFAEVQLKLQALLKALV, encoded by the coding sequence ATGACAGTTTCACCATGTCGTAACAACTTCTTTGTAACGCACAAAGACATATACCAATTTCTGTTAGCGGTTCAAGAAAATTGCCTCACCAATAATTGTCGGCAAATTGTGAGTATTTCCCTAGAACTCGACTGGGTTGATCCTTTAGTTGTATTAGATAAACTAGCGCAAGCAAATGAAATAAATTTTTACTTTGAGAATAGAGGTAAAGGCGAAGCGATCGCCGCGATTGATGCTGTCACAAAATTACAAATTAATGGGCAAGACCGATTTAATCAAGCAGAACATTTTATCAAAAGTTGTCTAAAAAATATAATTCCTTTTGGAGATATTCACAAACCTTTAGCAAGCCCCCGTTTTTTTTGTTACTTTAGTTTTTTTAACCAAAATATTCAAACAGATTATCCTTTTCCTTCCGCGACGATATTTTTACCGCGCTGGCAAATAGCTGTAAAAAATCAGGACTGTATCTTAGTCGCTAACCTATTAATCACAGCCAACACCAATTTAGATAAAATTTGGCATGATTTATGGAGTAAAGTCGAACTAATTAATTCTTTAGAATATTTCTCACCTAAACTTGACTTTTTCTCAACCCACTTGAGTAAACAACCTGTAACGCAAGGTACAGCATTTAAGCGTTCTGTTGTTTCGGCTTTAGAAAAAATCCAAGCTAGTCATCTCAGCAAAATTGTTTTAGCAGATGCTTTAGATGTCCGGGCAAATCATCAGTTTAATTTATATAAATCATTAGATAATCTCCGACAAATTCATCCTAATTGTTATGTTTTTTCCACCAGTAATGGTAAGGGACAAAACTTTATCGGTGCAAGTCCAGAAAGATTAATTTGTATTCAAAATCAACAATTAATCACCGATGCTTTAGCGGGTTCTGCGCCACGGGGTAAAACACCAGCCGAAGACGCGGCGAATGCAAATCGCTTACTCAACAGTGAAAAAGAAAGACACGAACACTCATTAGTCATTGATTTTATAACTCAACGCTTATCACAACTAGGATTATCCCCCCAAACATTACCGCCACGTCTGCGACAGCTATCTAACATCCAACATTTATGGACACCCATTAGCGCCACCGTTCCCCCTCACGTCCACCCCTTAAAAATTGTGGCGCAACTGCATCCCACACCAGCCGTTGCTGGCGCAGCGCGAGACGTGGCTTGTGCAGAAATTCGGCGTTACGAAAGCTTTGAAAGGGGTTTATATGCTGCGCCTCTGGGTTGGATAGACTCGCAAGGTAACTGTGAGTTCATTGTGGGGATTCGTTCGGCATTAATTGATGGCGATCGCGCTAGACTTTACGCAGGTGCAGGTATCGTCGCCGGTTCTGACCCCGATAAAGAATTTGCTGAAGTCCAACTCAAACTCCAGGCGTTATTGAAAGCGTTAGTTTAG